One Spinacia oleracea cultivar Varoflay chromosome 4, BTI_SOV_V1, whole genome shotgun sequence DNA segment encodes these proteins:
- the LOC130459810 gene encoding uncharacterized protein codes for MHMENGIPNYYKYGTPDGRWRYDLEIMTTIIELTEECFDDGKTVENINLTGLDHDTKTQMDEDSDDDVVEIENPNPIIPEPTIEISSDTEIEPEVDNDEVNVCYSKTMRIWNLSLIHRKALLILKTMSPLHLFVRVAG; via the coding sequence atgcatatggaaaatggcattcctaattactacaagtatggtactccagatggtagatggagatatgatttggagattatgactacgATTATAGAGCTCACAGAGGAATGTTTTGATGATGGTAAGACGGTAGAGAACATCAACCTTACAGGATTAGATCATGATACAAagactcagatggatgaggacagtgatgatgacgttgttgagattgagaaccctaaccctatcattcctgaacccactattgagatctccagtgacacagaaattgagcctgaaGTCGACAATGATGAGGTAAACGTGTGTTACAGcaaaacaatgaggatatggaaTTTGAGTCTGATCCACAGGAAGGCTTTGTTGattttgaagaccatgagcccTCTTCACCTGTTTGTAAGGGTGGCTGGATAG